GCAATTACCAAGCTTCAACTTGAGGATTCCAAGAATTCCAGCAATACTGGAAATGCGCTTAGCACCTGGAAGGGGGCCATCGTTCAAGCGCAAATCACCAGTTGGTCGGTCAACCACTAAAGTGGGTGCCTGTCGTGATGATGGCGAAGTAAAGACATAGTGGGAGGGCGATGCGTGTAGGTTGATATCCCGAAACGGGAGAATGGGCGTAGCCATGGTTTAGAAACAGAGACCTCCGGAAATCAGTGATTACAAGAGAATGTGAAGAGGAGCATCAAAAGTAAGTTCAGGATTCCCGAGTCCCCAAACAGACAAGGGAAGGAAGGTACAACGTAACAGCGGGCCACTGTGGTCAGTACGCAGCCACACCGCCCCGCTGCTCCTGTGGCTGGGCCTTCCGTCATCTATTCCTGTCTGCCTTAAACTACGAGGTCTTTGAAGTGTCTTGAATCTTTAAAATCCTCGTGCTCCATAGCCTCTGGGCCTTCCATTTTTCTCACTCTCCTACTGATCTTAAGATCTTGGATCACTTATCTCAAGTTCCTTGACTGTTTCGTCTTCCTTCTGCCTACCCTCCTAGACCCTCAATCCTCTCTCCTGATCATGGCTTCCAGGCAAGCAGCAGGAGCCCGCCCGGGCGCAAGATTTGCCCAGTTTAAGCTTGTCCTTCTTGGTATGTTCTGATACTGATCcaattctttttttaaaCTTTGGATCCATAGCTGACAAGCCGTGCTTATAGGAGAGTCCGCTGTTGGAAAGGTTTGGGATACCACTTGCGATCTTCTTTTATCAGCCGCTGACTTGACCGCTATCTTCCAGAGTTCACTAGTCCTCAGATTCGTTAAAGTGAGTCCTCAAAGATCGCCACATTACTTACCGCGGTGACCCGAACGTACATGGAGTAATAAAATGCTAACATCTTGGTTTAGGACCAATTCGATGACTATCGCGAGTCGACGATCGGAGCGGCCTTTCTGACACAGACCATCTCCCTCGATGATACTACCACAGTCAAGTTTGAAATCTGGGATACCGCTGGCCAGGAGCGGTATAAATCGTTGGCCCCGATGTACTATCGCAATGCCAACTGCGCTGTGGTTGTCTATGACATCACTCAAGCTGTACGGTCCTATTTTGCATCATGCCTTTGACTTCATTCTCAGTAAAGAAGCTAACGTTCATCAAATTACCATATAGTCGTCGCTAGACAAAGCCAAATCTTGGGTGAAAGAACTCCAGCGCCAAGCGAATGAGAACATTGTGATCGCCTTAGCAGGCAACAAGCTTGATCTTGTGACTGAGAGCCCTGACAAGCGAGCAATCCAAGAGGCCGATGCTGAGGCCTACGCACGTGAGGCGGGCCTACTTTTCTTTGAAACCTCTGCCAAGTCCTCGACGAATGTCAAGGAGCTATTCACCGCCATCGCCAAGAAACTACCTCTGGATCAGGCCGGTTCTCGTAACTTGCGGGCGACACCTCGCCCCGGCGTTGACTTGCGGCCAGAGGCCCCTGGAACTCAGGGTGCCGGTGCGTGCAATTGTTAAACAATTGCCACCGTCACGTTCTCCCTTAGCCAGTGTGCCCTCGCCTCGCCCACCGTTTGAGAGAAGGCAAAGGGCTACACATCCTAGCATCGTTCAACGGTGGTATTACTCTGTGAATTCCCATGATTTCGCCAATGTCATTTGATCCGATTCTGGCTCATTCCTTACCCGCTACAGATCCGAGGGATAGACTCTCGGTTCATGATCAATCTAACCCTCTCGGATTTTGCTTTGCTTCTTTTGTCCTTGCTCGACCTGTTCAACTGAGGCCTCATAAGTCCCCCGTTGGGAGAAGGATTTAACTTCCATGGAACTCCATGGAATTTGGCTTTAGATAAGCTGCAGCTGGATTTGTCGGTGCTTCGACGGTACTGTTCCTTCTGTACTCCTTTTTCCTTCCCACCTGGCGTCTgcatcttctttttttctttctttcacCCTATGTCTTGGGCTGAAATCCTGATATTCCCGTTACCCTTGTTCCTCTCAGAATTCTTAGTATGTTATGCTCAAATAATACATTTTCCTCACCCGTTTGTACAGTGGAGACCTACAATATGTCAGTGGCTTAAGTAGACCAAAGAGGTGTATGGAATTTGTCTACCTTGCTGCTGAGCACAGTCAACAGGTGCAAGTCATATGGCGCTTTATTTTCGGATCCCTGTGTGTTGTGTCGATTTGCTCCTCGGTTGATATTCAGAAATGACCTCTCCCCTCCCTAACAGATAAACAGTAGCTAGTATCCGGAAAAATCTGTTCCTATACTTATCATTTCTTAAGTGACAATTTTATTCACGTCTTAATTTTCACTGAATCCAAACCCTAGCTACTTCTCTGATATCAGTGTGCACGGAAGTGGGCATGCGCAGTCACCCTGACCGCCCGCAGGATTGTCGGGGCGGATTGCAACTGAGCAACGAAGTTCCCGTTTTTCTACTCATCCATCTTTCTGATCACCTTTAGCCACTCATTTTGGCGATTGTGCGGCTCGTCATGCTGCGCTCCTTGATTGCTCCGGGTCGGCAATTGCTGTCGAACCCTGTCCGCCAACGGATTCCGTCGCAATGGCTGTCCAGAGCTGGTGCAAGCAACCGGCTGGCAGGTCAGGTAAAGAGAACCACATCCCAAGCTTTCTTATATCTTTGTACTCACAATCACCACGCGCAGCGATTCCTCGCCGATTTTAAGCCCCCTACCACCGGCGGTCCGACACCAGTCTCCCCTTCCTCCGAATCCAGTGTTCCTCCAGAGACCATCTTGAAGGCCGCTGAACAAGGTATGACGACCCCCTCGTTCATCAATTACCATCGAGGCCTGGCTCCTCCACATACTAATGTGAAAATTTTGCAGAATCGAAGCTTCCTCCCTCGCCTGCGGCAGCTGCTCCTCGCAAATCCGGCCGTTTCCGTCGGTTCTTGATTTATCTGATCCTCACATCCAGCTTTGCCTATGGTGGCAGCATCTTCCTGGCCCTGAAGTCCGACAACTTCCACGATTtctttacggagtacattcCCTACGGCGAAGAATGTGTTCTTTACTTTGAGGAGCGCgacttctaccgccgcttccCCAACGCCTTGAGACACCAAAACCGTCTCCCGGCTGCACCCCGAGAGGAGGGGAAATCCGTCACAATTCCTGGCAAGAGCGGTCTGTCTTGGAAGCTTgctgaagaagagaaggccAACGCAGATTCTAAGAAGGCAGCTCACGAGAGCCAAACCAAGTCCGCAACCGCCAAGTCCGAGGATCGAAACGCTACTGTTATAAAGGCCAAGGAAGACACGGCCTTGAAGCACAGCGCCAAGGAAACGAAGTCTGAGTCCGAGTCCAAGGCGAAGAAATCCGCCTCACTGGATGAGCCCAGACAACCCGCTGTTTCTGCGAGCACCATTGAATTGCTTCAGCTACAGCATGGTGATGATACTGTTGTCCAGGATCTGGTCAAGACATTCAACGATATCCTCACCGTGATCAGCGCCGATGACAACTCCAGCAAATTCTCAGCAACTgtcgccaaggccaagggcGAGCTGGAGAAGATTGCCGAGAAGATCGCTGCTATTCGCAGCGAGGCTCGCAACACCGCACAGGAGGAGCTTGGCAAGCTCCATGCTACCTTTGATGAATCAGCACTTGAATTGATGCGCCAATTTGAGGAAGTGCGCTCTACTGATCTTGCTTCCTTCCGTGAGGAGTTTGAGGCCGAGCGCGAGAAGCTCGCCCACGCATACCAGAAGAAGGTCAATACCGAGCTCCGCCACGCTCATGAGCTTGCTGAGCAACGTCTTCAGAATGAGCTTGTTGAGCAGGCCATCGAGCTCAACCGCAAGTATGTCCACGAGGTCAAGAGCCTGGTCGAACGCGAGCGTGAGGGTCGTCTGAGCAAGTTGACTGAGCTCACAGCTGACATAAACGAGCTTGAGAAGCTTACAGCTGGATGGAGTGACGTTATCGACACCAATCTCAAGACTCAGCAGCTGCAGGTCGCCCTTGATGCCGTTCGCACTGTCGTTGAGCGTGCTGAGACCCCCCGGCCGTTCGTCCGTGAGCTTGTCGCCGTGAAAGAGCTTGCTGCTGGTGATGCTATTGTTGAGGCTGCCATCGCATCTATCAACCCTACCGCTTACCAGCGTGGTATTCCCTCCAACACTCAGATCTTCGAGCGTTTCCGCCGAGTTGCAAGTGAAGTCCGCAAGGCTAGCCTGCTGCCCGAGGATGCCGGTGTGGCCAGTCACGCTGCTAGCCTTGTCTTGAGCAAGGTCATGTTCAAGAAAGATGCTTTGTCCGAGGGTGATGACGTCGAGAGCATTCTTGTGCGCACTGAGAGCTTGTTGCAGCAGGGCGATGTTGACGCTGCTGCTCGGGAAATGAACACCCTCCAGGGTTGGGCTAAGATTCTCAGCAAGGACTGGTTGGGTGATGTTCGCAAGGTTCTTGAAGTCAGACAGGCTCTCGAAGTAAGTCTTGATTCCACCTTTCGGTTTGGCATTTTTAAACAGACCCACTAACAAATTTTCTTTTACCAGGTCATCGAGGCCGAGGCCCGCCTCCAGTGCTTGCGGGTTGAGTAAGCGCATATTTTGAGCGAAGCTGAATTCAATCCCCCATGCATATCCTCGTCTTTAACAGGAACTGTACCTTTAGTTGTACTTGCGCTATAGACCCAAATGCTAGAACTTTCCCCATGTCCATTGACTCCTCCAAAGCCTGCGGTATTTAGCTTCTGTATTCTAGATCTCACCACATTTTCTGCACCTAAAATAAATCCAGACTAAGTTTGATGCTGAAGTAAGTCTTGCACGGTTTTGTGCCTAGGCGGGTCCACAGCTGCGATTAAAGTGATTATGTAACACTGGCTGATAACGTAACTAACAACGCATTCTGATCTACACGGGGGGGTGGTTACGTTTTGCAGGCTGATCATGCAACATTGCCTCTAAATTCACCTGTATC
The nucleotide sequence above comes from Penicillium digitatum chromosome 1, complete sequence. Encoded proteins:
- a CDS encoding Formation of crista junctions protein 1, with amino-acid sequence MLRSLIAPGRQLLSNPVRQRIPSQWLSRAGASNRLAGQRFLADFKPPTTGGPTPVSPSSESSVPPETILKAAEQESKLPPSPAAAAPRKSGRFRRFLIYLILTSSFAYGGSIFLALKSDNFHDFFTEYIPYGEECVLYFEERDFYRRFPNALRHQNRLPAAPREEGKSVTIPGKSGLSWKLAEEEKANADSKKAAHESQTKSATAKSEDRNATVIKAKEDTALKHSAKETKSESESKAKKSASLDEPRQPAVSASTIELLQLQHGDDTVVQDLVKTFNDILTVISADDNSSKFSATVAKAKGELEKIAEKIAAIRSEARNTAQEELGKLHATFDESALELMRQFEEVRSTDLASFREEFEAEREKLAHAYQKKVNTELRHAHELAEQRLQNELVEQAIELNRKYVHEVKSLVEREREGRLSKLTELTADINELEKLTAGWSDVIDTNLKTQQLQVALDAVRTVVERAETPRPFVRELVAVKELAAGDAIVEAAIASINPTAYQRGIPSNTQIFERFRRVASEVRKASLLPEDAGVASHAASLVLSKVMFKKDALSEGDDVESILVRTESLLQQGDVDAAAREMNTLQGWAKILSKDWLGDVRKVLEVRQALEVIEAEARLQCLRVE
- a CDS encoding Ras small GTPase, Ras type — its product is MASRQAAGARPGARFAQFKLVLLGESAVGKSSLVLRFVKDQFDDYRESTIGAAFLTQTISLDDTTTVKFEIWDTAGQERYKSLAPMYYRNANCAVVVYDITQASSLDKAKSWVKELQRQANENIVIALAGNKLDLVTESPDKRAIQEADAEAYAREAGLLFFETSAKSSTNVKELFTAIAKKLPLDQAGSRNLRATPRPGVDLRPEAPGTQGAGACNC